The following proteins are co-located in the Candidatus Deferrimicrobiaceae bacterium genome:
- a CDS encoding DinB family protein yields the protein MLPGKLQELWDGMEENRRVTLAMVSGLSDSEFVRRNEGEWSIAEILEHLVLAETGTSKLIRKMLKENAGKLPPYPADDSRLGVRETGRPAERMTEAPEVAHPKGSHGKEEILRLAGQAREATRTSLEMLSGVDPGSVEFPHPFFGGMNLYEWPRRIIVEHERQHHSQIERILRSLGK from the coding sequence GTGCTTCCGGGAAAACTACAGGAACTCTGGGACGGGATGGAGGAGAACCGGAGGGTGACCCTCGCGATGGTCTCCGGCCTCTCCGATTCGGAATTCGTCCGCCGGAACGAGGGGGAGTGGTCGATCGCCGAGATCCTCGAGCACCTGGTCCTCGCCGAGACGGGGACCAGCAAGCTCATCCGGAAGATGCTGAAAGAGAACGCGGGGAAGCTCCCCCCCTATCCGGCCGACGACTCGAGGCTAGGCGTGCGCGAGACCGGCCGGCCGGCCGAACGGATGACGGAGGCGCCCGAAGTGGCGCATCCGAAGGGGTCCCACGGGAAGGAGGAGATCCTTCGGCTCGCCGGGCAGGCCCGGGAGGCGACGCGGACCTCCCTGGAGATGCTTTCCGGCGTGGACCCCGGCAGCGTGGAGTTTCCCCATCCTTTCTTCGGGGGCATGAATCTCTACGAGTGGCCCCGCCGGATCATCGTGGAGCACGAGAGGCAGCACCACTCGCAGATCGAAAGGATCCTGCGGAGCCTGGGGAAGTAG